A genomic segment from Heptranchias perlo isolate sHepPer1 unplaced genomic scaffold, sHepPer1.hap1 HAP1_SCAFFOLD_1292, whole genome shotgun sequence encodes:
- the LOC137308392 gene encoding mitochondrial import inner membrane translocase subunit Tim10-B, which produces MDPFRAQQLAAELEVEMMADMYNRMTHACHRKCVPPQYKEAELSKGESVCLDRCVAKYLDIHERMGKKLTELSLQDEELLKRMQQGAMTQ; this is translated from the exons ATGGACCCCTTCAGGGCGCAGCAGCTGGCggcggagctggaggtggagatgaTGGCGGACATGTACAACAG GATGACTCACGCCTGCCACCGCAAGTGCGTGCCGCCGCAGTACAAGGAGGCGGAGCTCTCCAAGGGTGAGTCGGTGTGCCTCGACCGCTGTGTGGCCAAGTACCTGGACATCCACGAGCGCATGGGCAAGAAGCTGACCGAGCTGTCCCTGCAGGACGAGGAACTGTTGAAGAGGATGCAGCAAGGGGCCATGACTCAGTGA